Proteins encoded within one genomic window of Gambusia affinis linkage group LG23, SWU_Gaff_1.0, whole genome shotgun sequence:
- the LOC122826788 gene encoding centrosomal protein of 83 kDa-like: MDSWSQPAQDSNHLILIDSRKSCFVFLRNKLQQQSSQLEELERQKAEIHDLQQQNQELSVQLGALSRSEGELTDANQRLRETLDRVREEVRATRAQAERSQHEAERTVEDRRAEWLEEKHRLQEREAELQQKYSQAKEKLQRAAVAQKKRKHQTENREKKLHDKIQLLEAKIEQLELEAAAAIKRRSVFSEEQAQLKRRLKELQRRHDDFRCLLLSGQGPALMTSTLSLGVEGRLAADLEGEFSLLQRRLESLENAQQQQLEELGSLVQKEHDEPPKHDPLTPDP, translated from the exons atggaca GTTGGTCTCAGCCAGCACAGGACAGTAACCACCTGATCTTAATTGATTCTAGAAAgtcctgttttgtgtttcttagaaacaaactgcagcagcagagttcACAGCTAGAGGAGTTAGAGAGACAGAAAGCAGAGATTCATGACCTGCAGCAG cagaaccaggagcTCAGTGTCCAGCTGGGGGCGCTGTCGCGCTCTGAAGGCGAGCTGACGGACGCCAACCAGAGACTGAGGGAGACTCTGGACAGAGTGAGGGAGGAGGTGCGGGCGACCCGGGCCCAGGCGGAGCGGAGCCAGCATGAGGCAGAGAG GACGGTGGAGGACCGGCGGGCCGAGTGGTTGGAGGAGAAACACCGGCTGCAGGAGCGAGAAgcggagctgcagcagaaatacTCTCAGGCTaaagagaagctgcagagagcaGCAGTGGCTCAGAAGAAG AGGAAACATCAGACGGAGAACAGAGAGAAGAAGCTGCACGACAAGATCCAGCTGCTGGAGGCTAAAATCGAACAGCTGGAGCTGGAAGCTGCTGCCGCCATAAAGAG ACGGTCAGTGTTCTCAGAGGAGCAGGCGCAGCTGAAGCGGAggctgaaggagctgcagcgTCGGCACGACGACTTCCGCTGCCTCTTGCTGAGCGGTCAGGGCCCCGCCCTCATGACCTCCACGCTCTCCCTCGGGGTCGAAGGGCGACTGGCTGCTGACCTG GAGGGAGAgttctctctgctgcagagGAGACTGGAGAGTCTGGAGAacgctcagcagcagcagctggaggaactGGGATCACTGGTGCAAAAGGAGCACGATGAACCTCCCAAACACGAccccctgacccctgacccctga